The genome window TGAAATATCTTGAACTCAATGAAGGCAAAATAAGTGATATTGTATGTGCGGTAAATATCGACGCTCCGGGTTATATTAAAGGAGAAACTCACTACTCCTTTTATGAATGTCCCGAAACTATCCAGCGAACTGCTCATCGGACCCTCGGCAATCGACCGGGCATTCATGAAGGTGAACAATGGTTTCAGAGCGATCATATGATATTTGCCCAGAATAAGCGCCCGGCCATGGCAATATCATCCGAACATATGGCAATGATCTGTTCTGAAATCGCTCATACTCCTCACGACAACCTGGAACTCGTCGATTATGATAAACTGGCGGAGCTGGCGCTGGGACTCAGGGATATGTTCCTGGGAATTGCAGAGAAGCATTAATCTACTTATTAACTCGAACACATGTGTTTTACTGTTAACTGCGATATTGCAGGAATTCAACTTATATTTAAATGAAGTGAAGTAGTGGTTACTCCCGCATTTCTTTAATTATCAAATCGATCTTTTTTGCCATCTTATCGGGAGAAAGAGGCTTTTGCAGGATATCGATTATGCCTTCACTGATCATTTCCTGAGCCTCTTTTTCGAAACTGTAGCCGGTAAAACCCAATGCATTGACATAGGGATTTATTTTTTTCATTTTTCTGAAAAGTTCATGGCCATTCATCACCGGCATAATCATATCTAAAACAACAAGCGTAACCCTGTCGAAATTTTCCCGGTAAAATTGCAATGCTTCAATACTGTCTCCAACCGCCGTAACTTTCATACCCAATTCTTTAAGGTATTCGCTGAGCGGATCTCTGACCGCATCTTCATCATCAACAACCAGAATATGAGACTGTTTTGTTTCCGGTGAAAGAATCAAGGTACCGGTTTTATCTTTTTGTACGACAGAATCGGTTGCAGGAAGATAGACATCGAATGTTGCCCCTCTGCCGGGGTTCGTGGATATATCGATGAAACCATGATGACTCTTCACGCAACCATAAACTGCGGACAACCCTAATCCTGTCCCTTTGCCCTTTGCCTTTGTCGTGTAAAAAGGCTCAAAAATGGTGGCCAGCGTATCGGGGGGGATACCAATTCCCGTATCGGTTATACTGATACAGATATACTGTCCAGGATTAATCGTAAAAAGCTTCTCGACCCCGATTTTTTCCATAATATTGGTGCCTCGTCGGCTTATTTTTGTTTTAAAGGTAAGAACACCGCCATCGGGCATGGCATCACGAGCATTCAGGGCGATATTGAGAACCATGTTCTGAAGCTGAGAGGGGTCACCGACCGTCGCAGGAGGGAAAGCATTCAAATGCTGTTTGACATTGATTCTTTTGTCAATAGTATGCTGCAGCATGGAAGCAACTTCACCGATAATCTGATGCATATCGACCGGTTCGGAACGATACTTTCCTTTACGGGCAAAAGAAAGCAAATGTTTTGTCAGGTCCCCGGCTCTGTCGGTAGCCGTCACAATCTCTTTGACATAATAACTTATCTGCTGGTCCTCTTTCACACTGGAAATAACCTATCATAAAGCAACAACATTTTCAGCTCTCTTTCCAGATAAAATAATAATAGCCTTGCATTTCAGAATGATTTGATCGAAATACAGGTAAGGGATCCATGAAAAACATTTCACTATACTTAAATTATCGAAAAGGGGACCGAGAAAGCCCTTTTTATGAAACAATGGCCCCAGATATACTATTTTATCTATAGACCAGTGCAATGCACTCTCATAATTTGTGTAAAATTTTGTAATAAATGTGTTCAGGAATTGTAATGGATGATATTTTTTCGGGTTTTAATACAGATAACCCGGCAGTTTTCATAGCAAAAGGAAAAGATCCTTATACTAATACCATAGAAGTCCTCTCAAAAATCGATTTATCGCCCGCAAGAGGAAAGAAAGTACTCCTGAAGCCCAATGCCGGCCGGATCGATATTCCTTCATCGGGGATTATAACAAATCCTCAGGTGGTTGCCGGTGCAATTGATTCGTTCAAGCAAGCCGGTGCTGAAGTTGCGGTGGGCGAAAGTCCTATAACGGGAGTCAAAGCATTCGATGCCTTTGAAGCGAGTGGGATCGCTGCTGTCTGCAGGGAACGCCAATGCCCAATGATTGATCTTGATGTTCGCTGGCCGGTTGAGAAGGATATTCCCGGCGGCATAGCTATCCGGAAAATAAAGGCCTGTGCCGACATATTCGACTTTGATTTCATTGTTTCGATTCCCGTAATGAAAATGCATATGCATACAGGGGTTACTCTTTCAATTAAAAACTTGAAAGGCTGCCTGTGGAGACGGAGCAAAGTAGAACTTCATATGCTCCCTGAAGTAGAGGGCAGTGATGAAAAGCCGCTTAATATCGCTATCACCGATATGTCTTCAATACTTCGCCCCCATCTGGCCATTATCGACGGTACTGTTGGTATGGAAGGTCTTGGTCCCAGTGCCGGTGAGCCTAAAGAGCTTGGTCTGGTCCTTGCAGGAACAAACGGGTTTGCCGCCGACGCTGTCGCGTGCCGCCTCATGGGAACTTCTGCCGATAATATCCCTTACCTTCGCCTGGCAGCACAACGGGGCTATGGACCGATTGATCTCAAAAAGATCAGTATTTTTCCCGAAAACTGGGAGACATTCATCTCTCCTTTCGCATCATCACCGGACATCATCTCAATAGATTATCCGAATATCGAGATCCATGATAAAAATTCCTGCAGCGCATGCCAGTCAACGATCCTTCTCTTTTTGAAGCGATACGGAAATATCATTTTTGACTATTTTGACTCAGACGAAATTCTTCACATTGCAATCGGCAAAGGTCATGATGACGTTCCGGATAAATGCCTTTGTGTCGGCAATTGCACCAGGGCACATAAAGAAAAGGGGAAATTTGTTCCCGGATGCCCGCCTGTGGGGAGTGCTATTTTAAAAAAACTCACCGGAATGACTCATTTGCCGGGAGAAATAATCAATACCTGAAACTTCCGGTTTAGATAAAAAAAAGCCTCGAAGAAATCCGAGGCTTTTGCAGTATTTATAACAACTCTTTTCGCTATTTAATCTCACACCCCTGTATCGTTATCGTCTGCCTGTTTTCTTTTCCTTCGGGACGAAACAGATAATAACCGCTGCTCGGAAGCTCCATCGTACTCATGTGTTCGGGATTCCGAAAAACTTTTCTTCCAACGATATTATAGACATTCAGCGGATAATGCGAAAAATCCTGAGTTTTAAATTGAGGAACGGAACTATACTTGACCGATGTCGCCGGTTCGACAAAAACAAACCAGCAGGATTCATTGAGCCCTACAGGAATATAATCGGCTCCTTCGTTATTAATAAGACACCACATGGAAAAGGATATTTCCTCGGTTTCCTCACCGTCGTTGGTGAATGTAGTATCAAATGTTAATTGTTTTTTAATGAGGTCGACTTCACCATCAATATAGTAATCAATATAAAAATAGGGAGTGTCGTTTTCGGCTATTCCTAAAACCTCAAATTCCCAGGTAACTGTTAACGGTGAGGGGCCCTGTGGTATGCAGCCGGGCTGGTGAATACGAACCTGAATCTGGGCTGAAGCTGAAACAACTAAAACTGAAACAAAAAATACTATAGCGGAAAAACTATGCATTCTCTTTCCGGTAAGAATTTTCATATAAACCTCCTTAAATTTGTTTAAAATAGCATTTGCTCCCTGAAACTTCCAAAAAAAAACATGTATTCAATTGCCTGCATTTTTATAAGTAAACTTTATTACATGCATTCCCTCCGAAACAGCCTCCTTTTGCAGGGATATAACAGCATTTGTGTTCGATTGTGGTCGTGTATATTCCGCAAGTTTTCTTCCCTTAAGATCATAGAGAGCAAATCCTGTCACCCCTTTTGGCCAATGGAATTTTTTGTCCCCGGAAATGAGAGAAAGCGACTTTTGTACTCGATTGTATTCTGCGGAGTTTTGGTGAAACCGGATCTCACGGGAGGCATTAACCGTCGAATCGGATACTCTTCCCCAGAAGTCTTTTGCCTGCACTTTATAACAGCCCATTTGTGACGGCCCCATATGGGCATAGATACCGGTAAGGAAATCAGACTGGTTAATTCTTTCATACAGACCGTCTTTGGTTTCGGAATAGAGCACTTCGTAAGTTTGAATAAACCTCGATGGCAGAGGATCCCAGGTAATGAGGAACTCATTGCCCTTATGGCCGTCAGTCTGCAGCACCCTGACATTTTGTACTACCGGCGGGACAATGCCTGGATCCTTGCATAAAAGAATCAGACTGGTCGCATCGAGCGGAAGATCTATTGTCGCAGAATATTCGTTATTGGCAAATGTTTCATCTGATGGCGGTTCCATATATTCGAGTTCCTGATTGTCCCATAGTTCCTGTAATTTGGCCGCATCAAAGGAACCGTTTGGATAGGTCTCCCATATTCTCCAGGGATTGGTATGCTCATGATCGATACGATAGTGAACCAGCTTACCGCTCGCAAAGGGTATGTTTTTTATTGTCAAATTGACCTGCTTATCGAGACTATCGACATCGCCGCTCAACCCTTCATTAAAAAGAATAATCGCAACCTGATTATCATCCCGTTTTGTGGGAATGATGCCCGACCCATTCATCGGCAGCTCCTCCTCAACCGCCAGATAGTTGTTTCCCAGCAGGGAGAGCATCACCATACAGTTATGGATCGGTTTTTTTACAAAGCTGACAACCATCGAATCACCGAACTGAGCGAGTTGTGTCCGTCTTTCCCAACTTGCCGGAAATGCATTATCCCAGCTTAACATTTCATAGTCCACCCCCATACTGTCGACAATCCGGTACAGGTGCTGATATACTGCATTACAAGTCCAGGCGGCATATACCGGTTTAGGGCGCCAGTCCATCTTGGTGGACCATCCAACAGCAGGATCACATTCGGTATTCATAAACGGCGCATTCTGAATATTCGGATAATTGCTTCTGATCCCGTTGATCAGATTAATTTCCTGATCGACCATGGATGTCACGCCGCCTTTGACATGCACCGATACGAAATCAAGACGGTTTCCGGTGTCCCCGGTAAAAAAATTCGTCCCATTGTTGCAATGGGCAAACAAGGTAGCAGTTGAATATTTCGACGCCGGGGCTGCAAGACGAAGGTGGGAATCCACATCTTCCATACCGGCAATACAGGCGTCATAATAACGGGGAAAATCCGAGGTATTCCACTCCCAGAACCCGGTACCGAGTTCATTCCAAGTCTCGAAATACCATGTCCGGACTTCATCCTGCCCATATTTATCCTGAAGGTGAGTCATTAGTGCGGCAATCATTTTTCGCCAGGCATGAACATGTTCATCCTGCGCAAAATCCCAGTCAAAACCTCCCGGCCTGCCCATCAGTTCCATAAAAGGAGTCATCTTGCTGTCATAATGCACCTGAAGCGCCGAATCCAGCCTTGTGAAATCATATTGAGGAGCCGTCGCCAGCGGATCGGAGCATTCAACCGTATGAAGCAAATAATGCAATCGAAGGTATTTCTGACCGTTATGGGGGATTGAACCCAGATACATCAGATTTTTCCACCACTGGGGGCTGAGAAGCCGTTCATTG of Chitinivibrionales bacterium contains these proteins:
- a CDS encoding DUF362 domain-containing protein — translated: MCSGIVMDDIFSGFNTDNPAVFIAKGKDPYTNTIEVLSKIDLSPARGKKVLLKPNAGRIDIPSSGIITNPQVVAGAIDSFKQAGAEVAVGESPITGVKAFDAFEASGIAAVCRERQCPMIDLDVRWPVEKDIPGGIAIRKIKACADIFDFDFIVSIPVMKMHMHTGVTLSIKNLKGCLWRRSKVELHMLPEVEGSDEKPLNIAITDMSSILRPHLAIIDGTVGMEGLGPSAGEPKELGLVLAGTNGFAADAVACRLMGTSADNIPYLRLAAQRGYGPIDLKKISIFPENWETFISPFASSPDIISIDYPNIEIHDKNSCSACQSTILLFLKRYGNIIFDYFDSDEILHIAIGKGHDDVPDKCLCVGNCTRAHKEKGKFVPGCPPVGSAILKKLTGMTHLPGEIINT
- a CDS encoding response regulator, coding for MKEDQQISYYVKEIVTATDRAGDLTKHLLSFARKGKYRSEPVDMHQIIGEVASMLQHTIDKRINVKQHLNAFPPATVGDPSQLQNMVLNIALNARDAMPDGGVLTFKTKISRRGTNIMEKIGVEKLFTINPGQYICISITDTGIGIPPDTLATIFEPFYTTKAKGKGTGLGLSAVYGCVKSHHGFIDISTNPGRGATFDVYLPATDSVVQKDKTGTLILSPETKQSHILVVDDEDAVRDPLSEYLKELGMKVTAVGDSIEALQFYRENFDRVTLVVLDMIMPVMNGHELFRKMKKINPYVNALGFTGYSFEKEAQEMISEGIIDILQKPLSPDKMAKKIDLIIKEMRE